A region of the Marmota flaviventris isolate mMarFla1 chromosome 3, mMarFla1.hap1, whole genome shotgun sequence genome:
AATGGAAGGTATAACATCAACGTCCATCCTTGCTTTTAGCTTGGAGAGGGTCTGGCAGTGAAGGAGACACCTCAGCAAAAGTACCAGCGACTACTGCATGAGGTCCAAGAGCTGACAACTGAAGTTGAGAAAATCAAGGTAACTGTATACTCTCTCCTCTTCAGCTCTGCAGTGATTTACATAACAGAAGAGAACCTCCCAGCAGGAAGAGAAATATACCCTAAGCTCCTGGATAAGGGCACTAGGGTTTTCAGAGTTTGGGAGTACACATCTACATTCATTGTTGTTATGTAGGAAGTTTACTATGCTAAAAACCATCCTAGTGACTTTTAGCCACAACTGTCCTTAAGGCTTCTTTTCCCTTGGGGTACTGGTAGTACCCAGGGATATTCTggactacattcccagccctttttgtttttaagatagggtctcgctaaattgtccaggctggccttgaacttatgatcctcctacttcagcctcatgattgggattataggtgtgcaccaccctgcctggcatCCTTATCCTTAAGGCTATTgatctttctttctacttttttttccccttgattcaTTCCTGCCACCCCTCATTGTgtaccttttttttcttcataccaGACAACAGTAAAGGAGTCAGCCACTGAGGAGAAGCTAACCCCTGTGGTACTGGCTAAACAGCTGGCATCCCTGAAGCAGCAGCTGGTTGCTTCTCACCTGGAGAAGCTGCTGGGACCAGATGCCGCGATCAACCTCACTGACCCTGATGGAGCTCTGGCTAAGTGGGTGCTCCACTTTGTTGGAAATTATTGCTGATTGGAATTATGGAGGGACTCAGCCAGCTTCTAACAGGGAAACTAAGGGGAGAAGTGACCTAGCTGTTCATTATGCTAAGGCAAGAAAAGAATCATCCTTCAAGTCATGATATTATTACTTGGTCTCCTGACCCAGGCGCCTACTGCTGCAGCTGGAAGCAACAAAGAACAGCAAAGGGAGTTCAGGGGGAAAGACCACCAGTGGGACCCCCGCAGACAGCAGCCTCGTCACTTACGAACTACATTCTCGGCCTGAGCAGGACAAATTCTCTCAAGCTGccaaagtaaatatatatatagtgttgaTTGGGGGGCCAGGAGAGACATGGCCCTATAGTTTTTCTTGCATCCCTATGAAGGATCAGACCTGGGGAGAGGGTACTGGGAAGGCTTCTGAGCCATCTTGATGTCTCATTCTCAGTATTTCCCTTGCCCATCTACTTTCAGTTAGGATTTTAAGATTGTGGCTAGGGATGTGGTCCAGGGAAAGGTGTCCCTTGGGGCAGGAGTGGGGAATGGCATACAGACAGAGCTGGTTCTTGTTCCTCCCACCTTAGCAACAGAGAGGTGGATAGCAAATCttacctccttccttcccctagGTTGCAGAACTTGAGAAGCGTCTGACAGAGCTGGAGGCAACTGTACGCTGTGATCAGGATGCTCAGGTCAGGTGCTCTCCTATTCTTAGTCTGAAACTTAGATCTTTCACCCTGAGCCCTAAGGTCTACAACATTCCACACAAACCTGGGAAGACAGAAAAGGGATTCGGTTACTGGGATCAAGTGTTAGAACCAGGAGAGTGGGAGAAGGCAGTAATCATGTGGAGATAGAAGGACAATtgatttcttccctccctttcccaccaGAATCCCCTTTCTGCAGGTCTACAGGGAGCCTGTCTTATGGTAAGTATGATAGGAATGGGAATATTGGATTACAGAGGGGATTTGAAGGTTGGGTCTAAGAATTACTTTGGGGTCTGTAGGTATATTTGAACTAACTCTGGTGGAATAGGAGAGGCCTCTTCTTAGTCTTTTACTTTGGTGACACTTGTCCCATCCTTCCTAGGAAACTGTAGAGCTCTTGCAGGCAAAGGTGAGCGCCTTGGACCTTGCAGTTTTAGACCAAGTAGAGGCTCGGCTACAGGTATTAAATGGGGGGCAAATTGGATCCTGGGTGACTTGGGACTTGGAAAGCCCAGATGCCCTCACTATCAACCTCAAAATATGCTTTCAGAGTGTCCTGGGGAAAGTGAATGAGATTGCCAAGCATAAAGCCTCTGTGGAGGATGCAGATACACAAAGCAAGGTCAGGAAGGTATCTTCTCTAGCTTCATACCATTCAACCCTCTTAGCTCTCTCTCCAAGTGCTGACACTGAAGCATAAGAACACAGTTCTCAGCTCCCATAAGCTGTGTGTGTGCGGtactgggatagaacccagaacCTCTTACATGCTGgataagcactctatcactaaaccacatccccagccctcccatgTACTCTAATTACCTGAGGGAAACAGGGCAGTGCTTCCCTCTGCCTGTTGGTCCTTCCTCAGTCTAGTGAAGTAGCAGTCAGAGGGTTCTTCACTGGCTGCTTCAGCCATAGTCTGTCATGTCCCTCCAGGTGCACCAGCTATATGAAACCATACAGCGCTGGAGCCCCATCGCTTCCACCCTTCCTGAGCTGGTACAAAGACTTGTTACCATCAAACAGCTGCATGAGCAAGGTGAGAAGCTAGATTCCAGTCATTCTAGGAGTTGAAAAGTGAACCACTTTGGTTGCCCTCTCTCAACTTGGATTCTAGTTTCAACCATACCTTTCTTCTTTTGTAGCCATGCAGTTTGGTCAACTCTTGACACATTTGGATACTACCCAACAGATGATTGCCAGTTCTCTCAAGGACAATTCCACCCTCTTGACCCAGGTGTGTGCCCCTTTATTGATTTGATATCACTTTCTTCCAGCATGTAGAGACAAGGTTCTCCAGCTTTATCTCATAGGGTTTTGCCTTAACCTATTTTGTAGCACAGTGTTGTGGCAGAGGCTTGGTTTGATCTTCCCTACTGTTTTTCAGTGTGGGACCTTTGACAACTTACTTAACCTATGAACCCCTGTTGTTCCATTTGGAAATTATACCTTCCTCAGCAATAAGGATGAATTGTGAGGAGGTAGTTGACCTTTCTTCTTATAAAACCTACTGTTTACCTCTGTGTCTCAGTGTGGCTTTACCTTTCCTGGGGTCCTTTTCCAGATGCTCCTGAGCACAGTGCATTGGAAAGAATGTAGGCTTGGGTCCaacctggctctgccacttccttTCTGACCCTGGACCGTGAGCATCACCTTCGTTTGTTCATTCTTTTAGTAAGCCTAGCACATACCAAGTCCTCAATTTGCATTGGAAGCACTATTTTCAGTGTTGGAGGGAGCATTAAAGTTGGGAGACCATCATAGGACCattaagataaatgaaaagtCATATAAAGTACTTGGCATAGTAGTGTTTctgtaattttctaaaattttgaacTAGAGAAACCCTCATTTCAACAAAATTTCATTTGGTTCTCATTACCTATAAAAGATAACTATTTTGAAGTCAGGGTGGGAATTTTTAGGAGTCCTACAGACCTTTGAGCTAGGCCCATGGTACTTTAAGAGTAGCGTGGAAACTGTTGCAGTAAACATTCCCCTTCCAGTATGGcggtgcagacctgtaatcccagcagcttgggagactgaagcaggaggattacaagttcaaaggcagcctcagcaacttagcgacaccctgtctaaatatttaaagtgcaaaaaagggctgaggatgtcctccatggttgagtgcccctgggttcaatacctggttcCCCatcacacaccaaaaaaatccaCCTTGGCGGGCCATAagctatttttccttttctttcttttctttttgagagaatttCTTCTGGAGATTCCTCATCCAGGTGAGCACCTGGACCCAACAAGTGTAAAACCTCTCTACCCCACTTTGTAGGTGCAGACAACCATGCGTGAAAACCTGGCCACAGTTGAGGGGAATTTTGCCAGCATTGACGAGCGGATGAAGAAGCTGGGAAAGTGAGCACCTTTGGGAGGTGGAGATCAGGAGTAACCCCTGAACTCTGTTAACAGCGTACATagggtttcccttcattataaCTCAAAAATCCCATCCCATTTTACACTGGGGGCAAGGGTTCTTCTTGCATGTGGGGTTTATACCCCTCCCCTGATGAATACAGAGTGGTAGCTGGAGGATATTAGAAGTGGGCTCCCCTTAGGTCCAGGGGAAGAAGAGATGAGCCCAGCTACATGCCAGCTCCTGGCCAAAACTGCTTTGCCTGGTGTGGGGGAGGTTTGGGCCCTGGCTTCCAACACAGCTTTTGTGGCTGACTATAATATTGTACAACTGTTTCTGACCATTAAATGCTGTTGTACTCTGTGTAGCTTCTACTATGTTTCCTGGGGAAGAGGCAGCACTGAGACACAGACATTCAGGGCACAATAGACAATCTAAGCCACTCTCTACTGAAGACGGATTTCAGTTGTAACCTGTTCTTaccaaagaactaaataaaaaaaaaaaaaaaaaatgagtacagagccagagccagagtttcaaaatattctcatCTGTTAAATTAAGAGTGTCTCCCATAGAAAAGCAGTGGAGGCCCCATAGGGCAAGTACAAAACAGAATTAAAACTCCCAAGGGTCTTGTCTTTACAAAAGAAAAGGCAGGAGGCAGCCCCTGGACAGCTGGTCATGCTGGCCGCTCCGGTTGGACCACGTTGCATAATCCTCAGTCGCATCATCACAACGTCTCTGAGCATtttgattggggggggggggagaaggggCAGTGTAGTGTGTATGGGAGGAGAGACCCAGAGGGCTCTCTTTGCCCCTTTATCCCCTTTTTATATCCCAGAGGAAAGTAGAGGGAACCTGGCTACACCTTGAAATGAGGCTATGTGTTTCAAACCTGGGGACAAGGGTAAGAGGGGATCTGTGCTTTGAGCAACCTGAGCCAGAGGCAGAGGGGTGTTGGAGAGATGAGGGGAAGATGCATGATGCTTATTGCTTTGTACCTTTCACTGGGAAGGAGGGCAGCAGCCAACAGTAGCTCACAGGTTTGTAAACTGAGCCTGCTGGCTTTAAGAAGGGAGGCAATGAAGTCgaattaaatataaaagagtCATTTGTgcaaaaataacttaaataaaagACCTGGGGAAGGGGGTGTTCCCCTTAGCGCCTGGTGAGGAGAGGGCCATATGCTACCCCCCCAGGCCTTTTCAGTGACATGGctttgggggggaggggatgaGCTTCCCTACCCCCTGCAATGGCTCAGGATGGGATTGTAGGGGAAGGGGTTGCATTTGTGCTCTGAGTGGGGAGTAGTGCCCCCACCCACTGTCCACAGGTGCAAGTGGCTGGCAGGGACTCCCAAGGCTCAGCACTCAGCTCTCCCCAATCAGGGTCAGATCCAGCTCCAGGTATGGCTGCTATGGGGCCAGTTTCCTCCTCTTGTTTTTGGCAGGACGGCCAGGGCGGGCCCGGGGAGGCAGAGGGACAGCCGCCTATACCAGAGGGGAAGTTGAAAGAAGTGATCAATCACCTAGGTATAAGGAAGTCTTTTATTTTCTCCCCATTCCCTCAAGCCTCctttcctcctgtctcatcccttACATATTCCTACCCATACCCACACCTACCCAAATGCACACTTACTCGGGTTGTAGGGCTGGGTTCCAAGGTAATATCCTGGCGGGAGCTATTGCTGTTCCGGGTAGGGCTGCAATAAGGGGCACAGATGATCAGGAACAGCTCCCCAAGCACCAGGTGAATTTCAGAAGGTTGGGTGGGAAACTTTCTACATTTGGATAGTAAAGGCATAATATCCTTAttcatattcaaataaatatctGCCCTTTTTGAAAACCAAGACACTATCTGGAcatttctgtaatcccaacaaGGCCAGGCCAATATAGGGGTGGGCCTAACACTCACTTGTATTTTCTCCTCCGGCCACGACGAGACTTTCTGACTATCCCCAGGGGCACCTGAGAAAAGATGGACTGTGTGTATGGGAAAAGTGAGAAAAGGGCATGGGGGTCCCAGGCTTTCCTCAGAGACCCTGAGCTGGGACCTCCCTCACTGCACTCACCTTAAGGTCCTCAGAATGGGGCCCAGGAAGGGGTGGATCCTTAGGCTCAGCACCCCCTTCAGCCAGCTCCCCATTATGCTGCCAGTGGTGGGTCCTTCTTGGGGACCGTTCCATTTGTCCATTGAAGCCACCACGTGTCCCCCATTTGAGGGCCAGTCGGCTAGGCTCCCGCCGGCTGCCAGGCTTTCGGCCCCGGCTCGGCCTGGCCTCACCATTAATGCCCCTAagtccccctcctcccctccggCCCCGTTTCCCTGACCCCCTCCCAGTGAGCAGCTCAGGGACTGGGGGGTCAGAAGAACCATGGGGTGGGGCTAAGGCACTGAGGGGAGGCCGGGCAGGCTCTGGTTCAAGGGCTGAGGTGGGACTCTCGGGGGGCAGACAGGGGGCTTCTGGCTGCTCTGGAGGAATCTGCTGGCAAAAATAAGATCTCAGTCTCAAATACAGTCCTTCTTACTCGTAACTCAGCCCTTAATTTCCagttttagaaaattattctgaCAAAATACCATCCCTGCCCTCACCTGAAGACTCTGTAGCAGGCAGGCTAAGGGACTAGAAGCCTCTGAGAGGGGTGGAGGAGCTCCCCCCCCAGGGAGGAGCTGCAGCCCCAACTGGCCAGAGAGAAGAGAACCAGGAGGCTGCAACAGGCTGGGGAGGGTTCCAGGGCTGCTGGTTAGTGAAGACAGGTCACCTGTTGAGAGATCATAGTCAGGGGTCCTTCCCTAGGCAAACCAATTAGGTTAAGCCTGTTTTCTTCAGGCTTTACCCAGAGGTCAGAGAAGTTCTTCCCCAATCCATCCAACCTCTGCTCCTAATTTTTATTGCTCTCTTTCACACCAAGAGTCCTCCTTCAGACTCACCCAGCAGGCTGGCACTCAGCAGAGGGCTAAGGAGCTGggggggtctccctgagttggagggggccttgcccagagaggaggCCCCCGGGTCAGTAGTTGCCATGGTGACACTGGAGGTAGGTGGTCCAGGTTGGGGGGCACTCAGGACACAGGGCTAAGAAAGAATGGTTATTGCACTTAACATTTGTAAAGTGTTCACAGACATACTACTTTCTCATACACACAACCTGACTGAAGCTCAAGTGAGGCAGGCTATGCTTAATACATATAGATTACATTCTTCCAGCCATCCTCTCCCCAACCAGACTAAGCTCCCCCGAAAACATCTGAGGAAGAACTCAGGTATGAAACTGAAAGCCTTTGGTTCCCAGAGCTCATCTGATTCTATTTCTTGTTctacccacccactcaccccctATCCTCACCTGGGGGGGTGTCCCCGAGGGGGGATCCAGGCTGGCAGCCAGCAGCGCGGAATTTAAAGCTATGAGGGTGGGGGGGGCTGAAAGGGGAGGGAAAAGCAGGGGGGGGAGGTCTCCCAAACCTGAAAATGGTTCCCCACTTGGACCCCCAGCTCCCTCTGAAGAtccctccccatccccagctgtggggcccagggccagcaggggcaggaaagaggcaaggaggttgctagggggtgcAGAAGGGGGTGGCAAAAGGTCTGAGGGGGGTGGTGGAAGCAAGGAAGCTACCAGAAGGGAAGGCCCTTCAGGCTCGCCTGGGGCTAAAGGGGGGCCAGGTCCACCTGGGGGGGGTAGCAGGGGTTCAGGGGGAGGTTGTCCTCCTCCCCCAGCCAGCATGCCAAATAAACTGTGGCTGAGCAATGGAGAAGGTGGAGGTTGCCCCAGATTCAGAGGGAGAGGCAGGGCCCCCAGCATCCCAGGGAAGCCAGCTCCACTCAGCGCCAGGCCCTGCTCAGGACTGGGGAAAGGAAAAGCCTCCCCACCAGACAAGGGAGGCAGAGGGCAAGCTGGGCctgcccccatccccagcccttcagatGGGCTTTGAAGCACAGGGCTAGGGACTATGGGGGCTTTGGAGGCAGCTGGTGGGGCAGGGGCAcctgtaaaagaaaagaaattcagctTAAGGGAGGCCCTTTTCTTCCAGCAAAGAACCCAACCTCCCTGCACCAGCCCAGAAAACCGCTGAAGAGCTCTCTAAAACTTTACTCTAAATGCCCTGGCTGCCTCTATCCTCCAAGGCTGAGGAAAGGTTCCATAACACTCACCTGGCACACTGCTGAGGCTGCCACTGGTGGTCCCAGGCAGGGAGGGTTGGATGGGGTgcctgggctggggagggctcCCTGAGGAGAGGGttgggggaggaggaaggtgTGCATCTGACCCCAAAAGGTTAAAGCTTCCATCAGAGTGGGAAGGGCCAGGGGTGGGGAGTCCCAGCAGGGACAGCACAGAAGGGAGAATTGGTTGGGATGGCTCTGGAATAGGAAAGGGCGGGGGAACAGGAGCAGGGGCCCGAGGACGGCTCCTTCTAGGGTTTTGAGGACTACCCCCTTCAAGCAATCGCAATACAGTTGGGGGTCGGCGGGGACGACGCTGAGAGGGACGGGGTGATGAGTGGGAAGCTGAGGGTGCCTGGGCACGGGGCCTTCGGCCCTGTAAAGTGCTGGGAGTGGGTAGTGGGGGATGCTGTGCCTTGGCCGCTGCAGAGAGTAGGCTGCTAGCAAGGAAGGGGGGTGCCCCAGGCCCCTCCACAGTGGGGGCCCCTCCCAGGGGTCCCAGGACCAGAGGCAGGTGCATAGTGGCTGAAGACACTGGTGGCTGAGTAGCAGGGCCAGGGGGGCCAGAGGGGCCAGGGAGATTATTgcttgggggcaggggagggggtgttAAGGCATCACTACAGTGGAAGAGAGGAGGGTCTGAGGGTGGTGAGGAAGAGGCATGAGGGGCTGGAGGAGAGCCCAGGTCAGAGGGCACCAGGCTAGATCGGAGAGTGGTTCCCCAGTTGTAAGAGGGGGCATTGAGGCTGATagcaggtggaggaggtggggctggaGAGGGGGCATTGCCCCTTGGGAGAAAACAGGGGCTGCTGCTGCCCCCAGAAGAAACTGGATCAGGAAGCCTTGGTGGTGGGAAGAGTCCCCCAGGGCCTGCTAGAGATGGGAAGGCCTGGGGAACTGAGGGTTGCTCTTGGGGAAGGGAGCCAGGACCCCCATTAAGTGGAGTTATAGAAGGAACTCGACAGGAAGGACGGGTAGAGGGAGGCCCTGGGGACACAGTGTGGAACATCTGGGGGCTTGCTCCCTCTcctgcaataaaagagaaatgaaaggtcAGCCTGCAGCTTCCCTtctaaaaactttattttctatttttcagtccCATCTCCCCCAGGTTCCCAACCTCCCCTGCTCTTCTCACTAAGCAGCTCCTTACCTAACTCCTTCTTCTCTATGTAACCTCTCATAGAGCCCCTCCCACCATGCATCTTCCCCACCCTTAGGTTTTCCTCAGTCTTTGGTAAAGGAGCAAAAGACTCACCAGGAGAAGAGTGT
Encoded here:
- the Mbd6 gene encoding methyl-CpG-binding domain protein 6 isoform X6 gives rise to the protein MNGGNESSGADRAGGPVATSVPIGWQRCVREGAVLYISPSGTELSSLEQTRSYLLSDGTCKCGLECPLNVPKVFNFDPLAPVTLGGAGVGPASEEDMTKLCNHRRKAVAMATLYRSMETTCSHSSPGEGASPQMFHTVSPGPPSTRPSCRVPSITPLNGGPGSLPQEQPSVPQAFPSLAGPGGLFPPPRLPDPVSSGGSSSPCFLPRGNAPSPAPPPPPAISLNAPSYNWGTTLRSSLVPSDLGSPPAPHASSSPPSDPPLFHCSDALTPPPLPPSNNLPGPSGPPGPATQPPVSSATMHLPLVLGPLGGAPTVEGPGAPPFLASSLLSAAAKAQHPPLPTPSTLQGRRPRAQAPSASHSSPRPSQRRPRRPPTVLRLLEGGSPQNPRRSRPRAPAPVPPPFPIPEPSQPILPSVLSLLGLPTPGPSHSDGSFNLLGSDAHLPPPPTLSSGSPPQPRHPIQPSLPGTTSGSLSSVPGAPAPPAASKAPIVPSPVLQSPSEGLGMGAGPACPLPPLSGGEAFPFPSPEQGLALSGAGFPGMLGALPLPLNLGQPPPSPLLSHSLFGMLAGGGGQPPPEPLLPPPGGPGPPLAPGEPEGPSLLVASLLPPPPSDLLPPPSAPPSNLLASFLPLLALGPTAGDGEGSSEGAGGPSGEPFSGLGDLPPLLFPPLSAPPTLIALNSALLAASLDPPSGTPPQPCVLSAPQPGPPTSSVTMATTDPGASSLGKAPSNSGRPPQLLSPLLSASLLGDLSSLTSSPGTLPSLLQPPGSLLSGQLGLQLLPGGGAPPPLSEASSPLACLLQSLQIPPEQPEAPCLPPESPTSALEPEPARPPLSALAPPHGSSDPPVPELLTGRGSGKRGRRGGGGLRGINGEARPSRGRKPGSRREPSRLALKWGTRGGFNGQMERSPRRTHHWQHNGELAEGGAEPKDPPLPGPHSEDLKVPLGIVRKSRRGRRRKYNPTRNSNSSRQDITLEPSPTTRAAVPLPPRARPGRPAKNKRRKLAP